The following proteins are co-located in the Helicobacter acinonychis genome:
- a CDS encoding AAA family ATPase gives MDKFNKDLNEVLSHSLDLALEFNHALCTTEHVLLAVLEHEIGVRIFNTLEEDEYHKMGQILKDYLQQYIPLKNDPTKVPDRSPVLARVFKKLRVSYLESVGVEELLIFILEYADCYASKLMDSFGITRLYFKSALLDLDISSETNANQEETPKNNALKKYAKNLSALAQDNALDPVIGREKEILRVIEILGCRKKNNPLLIGEAGVGKTAIAEALALKIAHKEVPEFLQEYEIYSLDLALMVAGAKYRGDFEKRLKKTIKEIQQNGRVILFIDEIHTLLGAGSSSAGTLDAANMLKPLLTDGSLKCLGATTFEEYRSVFEKDKALNRRFSVVKVEEPTKEACYLILKKIAPLYEEHHQVRYDESVFKACVDLTSYYIHDKFLPDKAIELLDEVGSRKKINPKKGKKISVDDVQEALALKLKIPKMRLSGDKKALLRNLEKSLKNKIVAQTQAINLISNAIKIQHCGLSSKNKPVGSFLFVGPSGVGKTELAKELALNLGLHFERFDMSEYKEAHSVAKLIGSPSGYVGFEQGGLLVNAIKKHPHCLLLLDEIEKAHTDVYDLLLQVMDNATLSDNLGNKASFKHVILIMTSNVGSKDKDTLGFFSAKNTKYDRAIKELLTPELRSRIDAIVPFRALSLEDFERIVWVELNELKALVLEQGITLNFHKEAVKFIVQKSYQTTLGAREIKKIIYHEIKTKLSDMLLLQSFKKPCKIACLLENNQLVLKEIKRAQKVKENDF, from the coding sequence ATGGATAAATTCAATAAAGATTTAAATGAGGTATTATCCCATTCTTTAGATTTAGCCCTAGAATTCAACCATGCCCTTTGCACCACAGAGCATGTGCTATTAGCCGTATTAGAGCATGAGATTGGGGTAAGGATCTTTAACACTTTAGAAGAAGATGAATACCACAAAATGGGGCAAATCCTTAAAGACTATTTGCAACAATATATCCCTTTAAAAAATGATCCGACCAAAGTCCCAGACAGAAGCCCCGTATTAGCAAGGGTGTTTAAAAAACTGCGTGTGAGCTATTTAGAGAGCGTGGGCGTGGAAGAATTGTTGATTTTTATCCTAGAATACGCCGATTGCTACGCTTCGAAGCTCATGGATAGTTTTGGCATCACTCGTTTGTATTTCAAGTCTGCTTTATTGGATCTTGATATTTCTAGCGAGACGAACGCCAACCAAGAGGAAACGCCCAAAAATAACGCCCTAAAAAAATACGCTAAAAATTTGAGCGCTTTAGCCCAAGATAACGCTTTAGATCCGGTCATTGGGAGAGAAAAAGAGATTTTAAGGGTCATAGAAATTTTAGGGTGCCGCAAAAAAAATAATCCGCTTTTAATTGGCGAAGCAGGGGTAGGCAAAACCGCTATCGCTGAAGCTTTAGCCCTAAAAATCGCCCACAAAGAAGTGCCAGAATTTTTGCAAGAATATGAAATTTATTCTTTAGATTTAGCTTTAATGGTGGCTGGGGCGAAGTACAGAGGGGATTTTGAAAAACGCCTGAAAAAAACGATTAAAGAGATCCAACAAAACGGTCGTGTCATTTTATTCATTGATGAAATCCACACCCTTTTAGGTGCAGGGAGCAGTAGTGCAGGGACTTTAGATGCAGCAAACATGCTAAAACCGCTTTTAACGGATGGGAGTTTGAAATGTTTGGGGGCGACCACTTTTGAAGAATACCGTAGCGTGTTTGAAAAAGACAAGGCTTTAAACAGGCGCTTTTCGGTAGTGAAAGTTGAAGAGCCCACTAAAGAAGCGTGCTATTTGATTTTAAAAAAGATTGCCCCCCTTTATGAAGAGCACCACCAGGTGCGTTATGATGAGAGCGTGTTTAAGGCATGCGTGGACTTGACGAGTTACTACATACATGATAAATTTTTGCCGGATAAGGCGATTGAATTACTAGATGAGGTGGGATCAAGGAAAAAGATTAACCCCAAAAAAGGTAAAAAAATCAGCGTTGATGATGTGCAAGAAGCGCTCGCTCTAAAGCTTAAAATCCCTAAAATGCGTTTGAGTGGCGATAAAAAAGCCCTTTTAAGAAACTTGGAAAAATCGCTAAAAAATAAGATTGTCGCCCAAACACAAGCGATCAATCTCATCAGTAATGCGATTAAAATCCAACATTGTGGGCTTTCTTCTAAAAATAAGCCTGTGGGGAGCTTTTTATTCGTGGGACCTAGTGGGGTGGGGAAAACAGAGTTGGCTAAAGAATTGGCCTTGAATTTGGGTTTGCATTTTGAACGCTTTGACATGAGCGAATACAAAGAAGCCCATAGCGTGGCAAAGCTTATTGGTAGCCCTAGCGGTTATGTGGGGTTTGAACAAGGGGGGTTATTGGTGAATGCGATCAAAAAACACCCGCATTGTTTGTTGCTTTTAGATGAGATAGAAAAAGCCCACACCGATGTGTATGATTTGTTGTTGCAAGTGATGGATAACGCCACTTTGAGCGATAATCTAGGCAATAAAGCGAGTTTTAAACATGTGATATTGATTATGACTTCAAATGTGGGGAGTAAGGATAAGGATACGCTAGGGTTTTTTAGTGCTAAAAACACTAAGTATGATAGAGCCATTAAAGAGCTTTTAACCCCTGAATTACGCTCCAGGATTGATGCGATTGTGCCATTTAGAGCGCTGAGTTTGGAGGATTTTGAACGCATTGTTTGGGTGGAATTGAATGAGTTAAAAGCTTTGGTGCTAGAGCAAGGTATAACCTTAAATTTCCATAAAGAAGCGGTGAAATTTATCGTGCAAAAGAGCTATCAAACGACTTTGGGGGCGAGAGAAATTAAAAAAATCATCTATCATGAAATCAAAACAAAATTAAGCGACATGCTGCTCTTACAATCGTTTAAAAAACCTTGTAAGATCGCTTGCTTGTTGGAAAACAATCAATTGGTTTTAAAAGAAATCAAGCGTGCACAAAAGGTGAAAGAAAATGACTTTTGA
- a CDS encoding ATP-dependent Clp protease adaptor ClpS produces the protein MKIYKIPIPTMSGVIMLNDPVTKAEFVISTLRDVFDKSLEEAQDLMLSIHHNGDGVCGVYPYEIAIYKAVCVRDKARALKFPLRLMVQEIR, from the coding sequence ATGAAAATCTATAAAATACCCATCCCCACCATGTCAGGAGTGATCATGCTCAATGACCCTGTTACGAAAGCTGAGTTTGTGATCTCTACTTTGAGGGATGTTTTTGACAAGTCTTTAGAAGAGGCCCAAGATCTCATGTTAAGCATCCACCATAATGGCGATGGGGTTTGTGGCGTCTATCCTTATGAAATTGCCATATATAAAGCGGTATGCGTGAGGGATAAAGCCAGAGCGTTAAAATTCCCTTTAAGATTAATGGTGCAAGAGATAAGATAA